The sequence GCCCGGTcgaaaggaaagaaaaaaatggcGAGTGAACGCATGTAAGAAAAACTGCGCATCGAGAATTTGGGTTTTCTTGCAGGTAGGACATATTGTTCGTTATAATTTTATGTTTAATGcatactatttttgcatttcttcaTTCCAGATTTTATTCGAGTGGATACAAGTCAATAGGGCACTGATTAAACTCGGAATGAATGCGGTATGCTTGGAGGCGGAATGAAGGCGGAATGTTGGAGCTCGTAACATGAGGATCATGAGACTAGTGCACAGTTCGCACTCCCGGAGGGATGTTTTTACCCTCCCTTAGATAATGCCGGCAGCTGCGGCGGAGACGGTTGTTGATCCGGCAGTATTCATGGATGTTGCAACGACGTAGGATGTTGCTGTAGGTAATGCGGAAGTTCAACTTTGATGGTAATTGACAACGAGAAAGCCGGTGATAAATAAAGGTTGGCATCCTGAGCAGATTATCACATTGACCTCTGCGTGGAGTACGTAGGTATATGCTGCTGGGGCCCAAAAATACGATGACGCGAGAATCGTAGATGATCGCAGAAAATAAGTGGATGCTGAAGCGGAAGTTTTAACATGATAAAGGAATACAATTAATCCAATAGTTCTTTCTGAGTTGCTTAATTATTTTTCCATGCGTTGAATATCAATATGCTCGTATAGACAATTTCAAACGAATCAAGAAATGAATTTTATGTTaaacatccatttgattttaTTAACAAAACACGATAAAGTTAATCGgtggtaaaaaataaattatatgtgTCGTCACTTATACATTTTCTATAAGCCCCACACATAAAGTGCATTAGAatgaagctattgcaaaaatctatatcGCTCACACATAAACCTGATATGGATTTTTTCCTCAGTGTATGTGTTTTTAAATTTCAGAAAGTTCTTTTTAGATTTAATGTAAACaagccgaaaaaaaaaacaaaaaaataataacagagaaaagaaaaagaagaagcaataTGGTACCCACATCTAGGAGAAGTCTAGAAGACCCGTGGTATTCGAGTCTAGAAGATATCGAGGTAATATCTAAGAAACCACACCTGTCATATACCTATCGGTTCAAACGGTCTACTCGTCTAAAATTTGAGGTAGACACCGGTttaaacggttgttgcatttgaggcggatttgaggtctgacaggttctagaaatcgaccaaaaatatctaggagactcattttttttgtctcagagatatcacggGAGATTTCTAGAAGACTGTTCCAAGCGGggagtagtgggccaacgtatacgttggcccactatatatatatcaattcaaaagtttacacaggattttcaataaaatttgttctagcctaaatatctgttatctgcgcttacatcgtaataatgattctgaccatataacatgttgttttttattatgcgggaaGTAATAAATATTGTACAGAAACGATCTGTTGTATAGTAATTACATGTGGAAGCTTAAATATATACAGTATCCCctcgcttatccggacctcgctattccgacgactcgttagtccggatctcattaattcggaattttccggattaaaaagtatcaacacccatttaaacacattatgctgtcagttttcaaatttgtgctgttattttgttttggttcgtttgtatggatttgacagtcggattaacgagagaaaccccgatagtccggccatacatttgtcggatcagcgggggtatactgtaattGTTTATaatataaattcaataaaattatgTAGTCAAATTACGAATTGATGATTACATGGATTGTGACATTACTTCTTAATTCACATGTAACATATCAACCGCACTGTAGCCTGTTAATAATTATGCTGGAGGTTAATaagggttatgtgtgtttccacatatatgctatgcgaatttACATAGCCGTTATGCGGAAAATGCTATAGTTAAAACGTATGTGGGCCACACAtaatgaatatgattggatttttgtcagtgtaagTTTCACCTGTATTTTCAGTATTTTCTGAAGAAGTTGCAACTATACGTGTTCACGTAAAATGTACACTCTGGAATAAATTAATACTACACTCTGGAATAAATTAatactaaatagtttaaaattcattctaaatggcgattcgcctggttgaccccaaacTCGTATTTGATACAGCAATACCAGGATAgtataaatttgagaaaatcgTCCTGTAGTATAAGTTAGATATATGACTCTAGTTTATTCTGGAATTGGCTATGAATTGTAGGTTATGTTCGTTTGTTTTCATAGGTTTACATTCAAAATACAatcattaaaacaaaaatcacaatcaaagtgtgtgtgtgtgcgtcatcctctatccctcacccagctgggggtgttggtcaagtagtagtacgaataatttgatcagatctcatgctctgTAATGGTGCCCCTTTTGTTATGAAGACTAGTACCACAAAAAGGAATCACTTTTGAAGCAAGAAAGGGTTCTTCAGAAGTGCAGGGAATGGGATGTAttagttgttcataacaggttcagcaaaacatcacaaggacgcccttattcgtattaactactcagggagtagaaggtcgagaagagccaccgtagctaactaaagcttgaaccggatacctgggactcccacaatatccgcggcaatagtagcaaacgatgccctgtgcgtatttagtGGTAATGCATTTATATATTGGTGAAACAATGAATGAAAGAAAAGTGAAGAATTAGAACGTTCTCACCAAATTGTCCATGTCATGGCTGCTGAAGTCAAACTGGTTCAGCTCAGCAGAAGTTCCAGTGCGTTCTCAGCAGTCAATATTTTGATTGCCCATAAATTAGGTAGAgtccaaaaattgaaaaatagaattCTTGATCCTTAATAAATGACACATAAATCACAATCGAagtatatttattattatctttattaaaatCCATAATTTACGATCGATGAAATTGGAATTTGGAACCACCATCATTCGTGATGGAGGCGTCATATACACGACCAGGGCCTGAGGTACATTTTCAACATTCTCCCTTTCCGGGGTGGTGTTGGTGGTAGATGTTTGTGATGCATTGGGTTGGGACCACTTGTGGATGGGGAGCCGGAACCTCACTAACTCGCTGAACTGTAAATACGTGCGGCTGAATTCAGTGCTTGGTTTTCTCCACCGAGAATGCCTTCCTAGCACCAGATAGAAAAGTGTTTTTTGTAATTCCGCCAAGGCATCCATCGCCGGTTTGTCTTCCGACGGCAAACTGATATTTTGGAAGACTTGTTTCAAACGCTGCGGTCTGGCGCTCATCCAGATCCGATGTTACGGTTTTGGCCGACCGAATTATGAGCGCTCTGATGATCATCATAGTTATGCTGCAAAAAGTAGACATgttttaaaacaattgaaaCGGCTTGATTTTCACTCAAGTATATAGTATATAATATAATACTTACGTTTTATCTTCAACATTATGGTTTTGTTACAAACTTGGTTGCAAACTACCCGAATAGAAATGAACCATTCATCAAATCGGTAATAttattcagtttctattcatggaATGATAATTCTTCAAGTAATAGTGCTTTTATGATTCTATGATACAGATGAAAAATGTCAAACtattcataattaaatttcgATCATACACCAAACGATTATTATTCATAGAATCATTGAATGCATGATAAAGTGATTGTAACCTCAATGATACAGAAAattttttgttcgcaaaaaaggtAACTTTTGAATGGTAACGATACTTAACGACCCGTTCAGTGTATCatccaaattccaaaaattgtagAGGCTATCGTCAAAATTATTCATGGTACAATTGGTGTATAATTTACTACGATACCATAAATAATCTTATCATAAAATGTATAATCGAAAAATGATTAGTGGAAAAATTGATGTTTGATATTTTTCTATGCGGATATTCTTAActtgaaatgaaaattcttcGCTCTTTAACCGAGTTGGTTATGCGAAAAAACGGTGCCATCTTGATCAACGAAATCAATACATGAAGTTAATAAATTCACGTTATTCTTTCATAGTatacatttttattattgctagTATACTATTTAAACTATAGCATATATGCTTCgtataactttgaaaaatgcCGAAAATGTATAGTTTAAAtctattttaaatttgttctatttctgagtgtacctggattttcaggtggaaacaacatgcagatttttttgcgtgtagggaATTAAGTGGCTGCATGCTGCTGCATCACCTGCTTTTTAAAGACCTTGCGCCACGTGTTTTTGCTTGCTCGAAAAGATTTGACAAACGCGAGCTGTCAAACAGCCAAAAATCTTTCTCGCGTTTTCCTCTGCGTAACACAAAACATGGCCTCGATTTTACGATCCAGCAAATTTGTGCGATATTTCGCGGGTTTCGCTCGGAATGTTGTATTTGGCACGGTCCGAGAGACGGAGGGAAGCCTACTGCAGCATTCGCAATGTTTGTGTGGTAATTCAGTAAGGTAAGTGACCATTTATGAGATGAATGAAAAGTGCATCAGCCGGCTGAATCTAGTTACGCAACAAGACCGAAGGATTGCAATGGTCTCCATGCTTGTGGCATCAGAAAATTAACGAGGCTCGTATCTGTTTCAGTGGATTCGCCTCGACTGCGGCTAACTCGAGTCAGGGCCTTGACAAGTCCCTGAAGCGGATCGACGAAGATGTCCGCCGATCGGGCCGAATCTCGAGGCGTGATTTGGAGGATGTGCTGGAGGAGATCCGAATGAATCGTTCGGCAACCAGTGCACAATCTCTGCTGGTCATTCGGTGCTGTGGTAAGTTTGTGGATTATTTGTTTAAAATAATGTGGAGATTAAAAGTATTTGATCGAATGTATATGTACCAATTCCTGataatttgatgattgtttaATTTACGATAAACGTTTTCCCTCGTAGGTAACCTTGTACCAGAGGAATTGCCAGAGGTAAGAACTGCCCTGGTGCAGGAAATCTGGAAAACGCTCAACAACTTGAACGTGGCAATGGATGTGTCCCATTTCAATGCCCTACTCAGAGTGTATCTGGACAATGAGCATCCGTTTTCTCCGACGGAGTTTCTGGCCGATCTGGCGGCAAAAGGCATTGAACCGAATCGTGTCACCTATCAGCGCTTGATATCGCGTTACTGTCAGGAAGGGGATATTGAAGGAGCcaccaaaattcttgaatacATGCGCGAGAAGCAACTGCCGGTCAACGAGTACGTGTTCAATGCACTGATCATGGGTCACTCGCAGGCAGAGTACGTATATTTGGAATTAAAGATTTTTGCTGTTCATGTTATTGTACGTTTTGAAACAATTCATTTCTTCTTTATAGCGATCTTGAATCGGCTACAGGTATTCTTGCTGTAATGGCCCAAGCCGGTTTGCAACCATCGGCAGATAGCTACACGACCTTACTTTGCGGTTACGCTCGAAAGGGTGATGTGGACTACATTATTAAAACTTTGGAGACCTGCGAACAGAAGGAAATCTATTTGCTGGACAAAGACCTACTGGAGATCGTTTATTCGCTTGCCACCAATGGTTATGGGGAAAACGTTGATCCATTGATGGCAAAAATCCGGAAGCAAGCTGGCTTCAATCAAGACGCGGTCAATGTTATTCTGAGATTGATTAACCGGGGCCAGGAAAATACTGCCATGAAAGTTCTTAAGAAAATGCCACGAGCTACCAGAAACGATGGCGAATTGGCTAACACCGGAGGATTTCTTGTCAAGCAGTTGGTCAAAGCGAAAAGACCTGTGGCTAGTATTCTGGCTATTTGTGAGGAACTTCAGAGTTCTGGCTTGAACGTGAATGCTTATTTCATTGCCTTGGAGACTGCGTTGAAAAATGGTATAGTTGATTCTGCGTATGCACTGCTGAAGGCCATAAATGAACAAAACCAACCAATTAGACAGCACTATTTTTGGCCATTGCTGTGTGCAAGCGATCAGCCACGTCCAGAAGGAATTTTGAACATTCTGAAAATGATGATAAACGATTTTCATTTGCAGCCAAGCAGTGAAACAGTTCGTGAATATGCTATTCCGCATATGGGGATGAAGAGCCACGAAGAAGTGATCCAGTTGCTTCGAACTGTAGGCATTTCGCCAGCAGTGGCAAGTTCTGGATGCGTTTATGCTGCATTGGAGAACAACAATATCAAAGACGCTGCTAGCATCGCTTCTCGATACAAGGCTTATTATTCTCCGGGAATTTACCGCAAACCGCTCGTGATGGCATTGCTGCATTCGAAAGATTTCAGCTCATATATTCACTTCTCACGTCACATGTACGATAACCTTCTGAGGACAAATGCAAAGGAAGAAGTTAATGAACAAACGGAAGAAAATGAATCCAACACAACCACTGCCCAGGCAGACGTTTTAGGCTCGATGATTTACGATGTGGCTGTCGCCTTTAAAACTGATCGAGTAGAAGCGTTAAAGAGGGTTCTATCCGGTTTCGTAAACCAAGGTCTTTCCATTAGCAGTTATCAAGCAGAAAAGATCCAGGACAAATTGGGTGCTGAAATGACGACCGAACTTTCAACACTGCTGAGCAAGCTGGCTGCCGGTGATTTGGAACCTATCCAGTTAGAGAACGTGAGGTCGAAAACACCCGTGTCTAGCCTTTCAATCCCACATTTGGAACGCATAATAACTGATCTACAAGCTCGTGGAGAAAACGTCAATTCCTTAAAGAACCAACTTATTCGTAGTGTGATTCGTTCGAATGACGTTGCAAAAACTGAAGAAGTTCTGGCGCGCTTGGAGGAGGAAAACTACGTCATTCCACCTGGTGTGTATGCTCAGGTAATCGAGCTGTATGCCAGTAGCGGTAAGGCGGAAGAAGCCTTTGCTCTCCTGAACAAGGTTAAGACGAAGTTGCCGGACTTTGAGCTGGACGATACGAAAATCATTCGACTCGCTCAGTCGCTGCTCAGCCAGGACCGTTTCGATGATGCGCTGCAATTCATCAGATCCAATAAGGCAACGACCGATCGGTCCGAAAAGGACATTGATTTTACTTACAACAGTGCTTGCTGGCGATTGCTCCACACGTTGGCCGACCAGGGAAAGAGTGAAGAGTTGAATAAGTTGTTCAACCAGCTCATTGACAATGGATACATTACGCCGCAGAACATCTTTTTGGGAGCATTGATCAAGGTGAGCTCGatgattaaatttattttgcgCACGTGTACCTGCCCGCCGGCCCTTTGCGGCCTTGCGATTCCGTATTTTGCAACTTGGTCTTTTGTAGTAGTTGGCTTGATCAACCATAGTGATTTcgattgattgtatcatatgcggctttgaagttgatgaatagataatgtgtgggcacgttgtattcgcatttctgcaatacctgacgtacggcgaacacctggtctgtggtagagcgttcgcccatgaatCACGCCCCACGACCCCTTTTGCAATTGAttttagtcgacggcataacatttggaagaatatcttgtaggcggcgtccagcaatgtgattgcacggtagttgctacaatccagcttatagcGCTTTTTGTAGGCAACACCTCCTTCtaccaaatcttggtaatcacccagtgcatcaccaccgtatttgaatacagtaatatcccgattttatcacccccctgatgaattttggggtgataaaacagggtattagcattagcattagcattaagcagttcgcacaaattcgtaggtggtacaaaccaagactattgtatgagagtagcattactttcatccgttaccacagatattgatttgggactaaccagtatctcttagatggaagcaatgcactctccaatagtcgagatctgtcctggccacgtccttgcgaatgctatGGAAGGGGagggatggttagttggacacctacttaagaaagatgcagagaactctacgacctctcataggtgccactgGAGGTTTTGgatttgttagtgtggaaggttataacagtaggaggaatcgttttggcagaacgtgaaacacagaaagaactaagatagaaatacaaagtaggaaagggacgagcctggaattgaacccatgaccttctacttataaggcagaagcggtagccattagaccaccgagctcgtcttcaattttggggtgataaaacagggtatgtgacaaaattggaaaaaaatattttcatttttttttaattcattccacaaatatgaatccttttatgccttggaaagaccaaatgcgtgaacggtacccattatttcttgtcgaaattgctttcAGAATATTTTCCAGGTACTTAGAAGTcattcgtaataaactacaggtggtgaaagttatttcatgaaaattaatGTTGTTTTTGGGGGATTAGTACAAAaagccgaatcacaaaaggccgaaccacagaaggccgaatcacaaaaggccgaaaatgttctagcataccacaaaaggccgaaatcccaaaaggccgaaccacgaaaggccgaattatacaaaaggtcgaatttcaaaaggccgaataacacaaaaggccgaatcattaCAAAAGTTACAATTCTTCAACCAAGAGAACTTACTCACAAATTTACGTTTACTTTTATTATGGTGCCCCATTAAGAAAAACTTGTCCACGTGTTTTGCAACTACTAGCAGCGATCTAATCAATCTTATTCAGTTAAGGTATTTAACGTCAGTTCATCGTCGAAGCTCaatctttcaattgaaagaagtTATATGACGGTGTTTACAGAGTCAATTTGAATCCCTTTTATATTCCATAATAGATCAATCTTCATAGCAGTAATGAAAGGATGAAAATAACTGAACACTGTATACATATAAATATTAGCACTTTAAAGTAACGGTGTAATCCAAGAGCTCCAAGTAGTATTGGGAAAAGTTAAATTCCTAAATCTAATGCAAGAGCCCAAGTTGAATTCCACCGGATTCATGGCTCACAGAATCGAATTGCCGATTTGCATTAATGTAGGAGTTGTGCGCTTCATGACGCATGGTTGTGctaatgatgcgcactactcatgatctaattgcgacatcagaagctaaacaaaatcaaaatttcaaattattatgCTTTACACTAAAAGCTGTATAACTTACGGTAACGCGGTGTTATTAAATGTATTTGAGAAACTGACTTCACAAGACTTTAGtgagaaatcacaaaataatccgaatattctaaattatattaagtatttaaataaaaaaaaaagtttgaattaaatctgcagaccaacaaagtggaccggagcGAGCGCGCGATttcattcggccttttgtgattcggcctttcgtggtttcggccttttgtgattcggccttatgTGATttcggtattatttacgaaaataaaaaaaaggacaatttttttggggtgacaaaatcgggtcgaaaacgtgacaaaatcgggacgtgataaaatcgggtcgaaaacctgataaaatcggggagtgacaaaatcgggtcaacactgtatctctcctggtagttggtcaaccccaggggctttgttgtttttcagccagcTAATCTGCTTCTGGATTTCCTAGAGATCCGGAGCTGGAAAACGTATGCCTTGCATGCGTGCTCCCAGGGTCGTCACCATACCGCCCTCGTTTACTGCCACATCGGTTCAGGTGCTTTTGGTATTGCTGCCGCCTActttgaatcacctcacgctcgtccgTAAGAagatttccgtttatgtccATACACATGTCAGGCTGCggtacgtggcccttacgtgaacggttcaacttctaatagaacttccgtgtgtcgATATTGGTGCTGGAGCCTTTTACTTcgtaaaatcgagttttgtctgttccgcgtcgGTTTGTATTGTACCTCGTTCgttctcgtgcggtgttgcagcaatctcgtccatgcaatttcttccactaactgctcacattcgccgtcataccagagCAAGTACAGCGGCTACCAacggcggatcgaatatctctccaaacatcttcaaaacaaaaactacgcctagctgctcttgcgtcgggagtgccacttccagctactGCGCGTAGTTTTGGGTTAGTctatcgtcttgtagccgcccaatgttcagCAGCtgcgttcgacttcgacgcaaCGAAGTAGTTGTAGTAGGATTCAATATTCTTCGCACTGCGGCAGGAATGCggtcgttcgtgatgtcggagaagaattcacCGTCCATTAGAGCGTGCAGTCAACTGCACAACTTTAATCACGGCGTGCTcagtagaacaatattatcacaaaaaaatgagcatggctaaaatttcaactacgtgaaaatatagcttcttatctttcatttcctgggtattttaaaaaaatctaccgggggggtcccgaacaacttttttttcctttccaaatgaAACCTGCATTCTAATCTAATGCCAGCTGCCAGTAACGAGTCCCTCACGAGTTGACtcgtcatttatttttttaaacaatttttcatgaattaaatgcaaggaatgaatattcttcatgttcttttattttgaacctaatttaaaaggctcaaatatggaaaagcatgacggagccaaaattattaagttcaacatttggctagcaaacatactgcttcgcaagggttgaacccactaatatttttaacagtgtttgttttgtttcaattttatactttttggatttaaatgaaaattagcgaaattcgtagagattattccagataattgagaaatttcaaattgattgtttgagctcaaaaaacgacaggattccgacattcaagacataacgatttctgaaaacctaatgattttttataacatttccaagataatttaaaactattttaacctaccgagataagcatgccaagaccatgctgcaggtggctgagttgtattcccggttcggtctaggaaatgtTTAGGTTGGACATTTCCTCGGCATTTCTATGTGGGATGGttttataaagatatttttgggtttgaaagtaaggaatacattttattctatggagtttttataaatattaacggggcttaataattagtaaagcttttctaaattacgcttctgatcattgttgagctagattttttccactagatagatgaataaaagtaaagctcatcgattaCTTCAAAGTCTGGTGGTTGTACCAAGAGTCATGAAAATAAGTGTCTTTTTAGAAGAAGATGCATTTGATGCATAGGGCAGGAGATTGATTTTCGTTTATTGGTTAACTTTTCTGAACTCTTAGGCAATTTAGATTTTATTAGAGTCATCTCTTCAGCACGATTTTTGTgtctaaaaattcaaactcttctccaaaaacttctaaaactactctggttctgatcgtccaggttttgtgttcgcgttttatgttggtggtattcggcttgaccaaataattgaacgttattgacaaagcaaaatagcaataatgcgacaacacaatgaaaagtggactaatttttaaattggtaatgaatttcgagtgaaaataatcgtttccaatgagtatttctccaagctcacgcagtgcaatatcatagaaagttgcatgtttgccacaacatttgtagtaaaatgaatttgcttgtctggatgaatcactcgttctcatcaactatgcatcgcagcgatatgatctctaggacaaaatacagtacatatttttaagttttttttatacccatgtcactttttgttaaaatcagaagagattttattttaaactaaaagctagatatttacttccatttttgcctttattgTGCACTTAGCATGACTCATTTTTGTGCTCATCTGTTTACCGTATATCaattgaaatctgatttctaTTTGAATGAGGTAT comes from Armigeres subalbatus isolate Guangzhou_Male chromosome 2, GZ_Asu_2, whole genome shotgun sequence and encodes:
- the LOC134212022 gene encoding leucine-rich PPR motif-containing protein, mitochondrial, with the protein product MASILRSSKFVRYFAGFARNVVFGTVRETEGSLLQHSQCLCGNSVSGFASTAANSSQGLDKSLKRIDEDVRRSGRISRRDLEDVLEEIRMNRSATSAQSLLVIRCCGNLVPEELPEVRTALVQEIWKTLNNLNVAMDVSHFNALLRVYLDNEHPFSPTEFLADLAAKGIEPNRVTYQRLISRYCQEGDIEGATKILEYMREKQLPVNEYVFNALIMGHSQADDLESATGILAVMAQAGLQPSADSYTTLLCGYARKGDVDYIIKTLETCEQKEIYLLDKDLLEIVYSLATNGYGENVDPLMAKIRKQAGFNQDAVNVILRLINRGQENTAMKVLKKMPRATRNDGELANTGGFLVKQLVKAKRPVASILAICEELQSSGLNVNAYFIALETALKNGIVDSAYALLKAINEQNQPIRQHYFWPLLCASDQPRPEGILNILKMMINDFHLQPSSETVREYAIPHMGMKSHEEVIQLLRTVGISPAVASSGCVYAALENNNIKDAASIASRYKAYYSPGIYRKPLVMALLHSKDFSSYIHFSRHMYDNLLRTNAKEEVNEQTEENESNTTTAQADVLGSMIYDVAVAFKTDRVEALKRVLSGFVNQGLSISSYQAEKIQDKLGAEMTTELSTLLSKLAAGDLEPIQLENVRSKTPVSSLSIPHLERIITDLQARGENVNSLKNQLIRSVIRSNDVAKTEEVLARLEEENYVIPPGVYAQVIELYASSGKAEEAFALLNKVKTKLPDFELDDTKIIRLAQSLLSQDRFDDALQFIRSNKATTDRSEKDIDFTYNSACWRLLHTLADQGKSEELNKLFNQLIDNGYITPQNIFLGALIKVHIVKGDLSTAIAVFEEICQKYRTTPWKTELTCRLIQAEDATNLQRVTDLSTDVHGEVNSLYDLVFAFVDCGRIRQARKILETPGLRTRGQRIESACERYHVEGKTHSLEGLMEATKDLNHIDRSTIYQKLLKSYITEKQPEKALGLWTKMQEEDQTPSDEFLIELSDFLKANGYEIPFVTPTVAPPPKVLEKTRQATRKTDDANKLSSTLKPFKAAVKGGDADRILATWDTLAVNDKLNITEQSIVIEALINRARLNEASKCVIAMLEQNVHPIPRIFKYFLNKLAISGDLDTFERIGGMISDNVKRLISFDNRYCHAQIASGNIEQYMKKLEATAEALKTKEEAEVAVKSFPIGGASGILTEHPELLDRYKSVAEKYNQFGLIAPMNALWSYHFMMNNQTEAQQIWDQYLVNTPRVMFQKIIQQARDTNDDVLVCRLIEQLKNSKISENGLGILYSCLIDAHVNKGQFAQGLDAVKEGLKVICLEHFNRSALRRLKDGLLAAGQDFPYKIPDRNVNKAHDTSSSSSGSSSSSDDEVVRKKN